In Pseudomonas coleopterorum, the genomic window GATGGTTTCCACCAGCACCGCGCCGGACACGGTATTGCCGACCTGCAGACCGAACAGCGTGAGGATGGGCAGTGCGGCATTCTTCAGGCCGTGGCGGTACTGCACCTGGGCGCGGCTGAGGCCCTTGGCGTAGGCGGTGGTGATGTAGGGCTCGCGAGCCACGTGCTGAAATCCGCGTTGCAGCACCTGGGCATACACCGCCGCGCTGGGGATCGCCAGGGTGATGGCCGGCAGCACCAGGCTGTCCAGGCCTTGGCTGCCGGTGGCGGGAAACCAGCCGAGACCGAAGGCGAACACCTGGATCAGCAGCAGGCCCAGCCAGAACACCGGCACCGAGAAGCCCAGCGAGGGCAGGCGTGCCATGGCCGATTGCAGTGGCTGCCAACGTACGTAGGCGGTCAGGTAGGCCAGGCCGACGCCACCGATCAGCGACAGCACGATGGCCGAACCGGCCAGGGTCAGGGTTTGGGGCAGGCGCTCGGCCAGCAACGCGGTCACGGGCCGGTTGAGTGACAGCGACTGGCCGAAGTCACCCTGCAGGGCCTGCCAGAGCAGGTGCCCGTACTGCTCGAACAGACCGCGATCCAGCCCGTAGTAAGCGCGCGCCTTGGCCAGGTCCGCAGGTGACAGCGCATCGACCTCGATGCCCGACGCGCTGAG contains:
- a CDS encoding ABC transporter permease → MNRYLLGRVGQALLVLWGAYTITYFILYLLPGDTLSIMLSASGIEVDALSPADLAKARAYYGLDRGLFEQYGHLLWQALQGDFGQSLSLNRPVTALLAERLPQTLTLAGSAIVLSLIGGVGLAYLTAYVRWQPLQSAMARLPSLGFSVPVFWLGLLLIQVFAFGLGWFPATGSQGLDSLVLPAITLAIPSAAVYAQVLQRGFQHVAREPYITTAYAKGLSRAQVQYRHGLKNAALPILTLFGLQVGNTVSGAVLVETIFSRNGVGRLAQEAVLRQDIPVVLAIVAISAAAFVVVNLLVDLLYPILDPRITHAPAAPTAA